The Deltaproteobacteria bacterium genome includes the window ATGGTATAACAGTATCAAAACCTGCAACCCTGATTATTGGAGACTTTAAATACAGCATCGCCTCCTCTGCAATGGTCGCTGAAATCTCAGCGCCAAGCCCGCAGTTTTTTGCAGCCTCATGCACAATAACAAGCTTTCCTGTCTTTTTAACTGATTTTATAACAGTCTCCTCATCAAACGGAGACAGGGTCATCAAATCAATCACCTCTATATCTGCATCAAATCCATCTATGCTGTCAAGTGTCCTGTGCAGCATGCTCCCCCATGCAACAACAGTAATATCCCTGCCTTCCTGAACAACCTCTGCCTTGCCAAGCGGGATTGTGTATTCCTCATCCGGCACATCCTCTTTTACTGCCCGGTATGCCCTTGACGGCTCAAGAAATATCACAGGGTCAGGGTCTCTTATTGCTGATATTAAAAGCCCTTTTGCATTGGACGGCGTTGATGGCACAACAACCTTTAAACCTGCTACATGGCAGAAAAGAGCCTCTGTAGATTCTGAATGAAGTTCAGGCGCCTTTATGCCTATGCCATAAGGCGTCCTTAAAACCATAGGGCATGTGCATCTTCCCCTTGAACGGGAGCGGATTCTTGCTGCGTGTGAAAAAAGTTGCTCCAACGCTGCATATGTAAATCCCATGAACTGGATTTCTGCAACAGGCTTTAATCCATAGACTGCCATGCCTATTGCAGCGCCGATAATCCCTGATTCAGCCAGAGGCATATCAAAAATCCTATCAGGAAATTTTTCAACAATACCCTCTGTGATTCTGAAGACACCGCCGTCCCTGCCGACATCTTCTCCAAGAATCACAACATCCTTGTCTTTTTCCATCTCCTGCTTTAGCGCAAGATTTATTGCCTGAACCATGTTTATTCGCGCCATATCGTATCCTTTGCCAACTTCTTGTTTTATCTCTACACACCTATTTTTGAATCAGCATCTCATATTCAACCCGTGAAAATAAACTTGATGGTATTTCCGCCAACTTTTTTTTAGTTACTTTAATCGCATGTTCTGATTTATCAATGCCTATCCAATTTCTATTTAATTCCTGCGCTGCAATTAAAGTTGTTCCTGAGCCGCAAAAGCAATCCAAAATCAAATCCCCTTCGTTAGAGGAAGACTGAATTATAAATTTCAACAATTCCAAGTTTTTTTCTGTAGGATACGATGGATATTGCGGGTCTTTAAATTCCCAAATATCCTGCATTTTTTTGCCTTCTTTTTCATCCGCAAAAATCTTTTTTCTCGGCAC containing:
- a CDS encoding alpha-ketoacid dehydrogenase subunit beta encodes the protein MARINMVQAINLALKQEMEKDKDVVILGEDVGRDGGVFRITEGIVEKFPDRIFDMPLAESGIIGAAIGMAVYGLKPVAEIQFMGFTYAALEQLFSHAARIRSRSRGRCTCPMVLRTPYGIGIKAPELHSESTEALFCHVAGLKVVVPSTPSNAKGLLISAIRDPDPVIFLEPSRAYRAVKEDVPDEEYTIPLGKAEVVQEGRDITVVAWGSMLHRTLDSIDGFDADIEVIDLMTLSPFDEETVIKSVKKTGKLVIVHEAAKNCGLGAEISATIAEEAMLYLKSPIIRVAGFDTVIPFAKLEDHYAPATQRIVMALRKIMEY
- a CDS encoding site-specific DNA-methyltransferase, with the protein product VPRKKIFADEKEGKKMQDIWEFKDPQYPSYPTEKNLELLKFIIQSSSNEGDLILDCFCGSGTTLIAAQELNRNWIGIDKSEHAIKVTKKKLAEIPSSLFSRVEYEMLIQK